Part of the Lepidochelys kempii isolate rLepKem1 chromosome 8, rLepKem1.hap2, whole genome shotgun sequence genome is shown below.
CTTGTAAGTGTAACACATGATGTTACAAGTGTGATCTGTGGTGTTCACCACAGCTAGCCACTATCAAAAACCTGCAGATAAAAAATGACAAGCTTCAGACACAGATGTGCATTAAAAATTGTCAAACATATTAGGCTCTTACCAGAAATGGACTCCAGCAAATGCAAGAGACACACATTATAGCCAATAGCTGAATGATCATTTCAAAATGATGAGATCGGCCTTGTCTTTGTTGACTTTTAAATTTGACTCTTAAGAGAGTAATTCCTGTGACAGCATTGCACAAGAACGAAACAGCAAGGGCCAGTAACCCAAGACAAGAAAAAAGTAATAGATAAAATCGGTCTTCCCAGTCCTCAATATGTTCTGTTTTATAGAAGCACCAGGTCCTCGATGCTTGAATTTGATATGCTCTAAAGCTAAGAATAGGCAGCAAAGCTATAAAAACAGCAAAGAGACATACCGTAGTCAAaatcatttttacatgtttagaAGTCATTTTTGTAGAATGAAATATTGGTTTAGTAACTCCAATGCAACGTTCAACAGCCATCACACTGCCCAGAAAGAGAGGGCACAGCCCAAAGAATACCATACATATGCCAAAAACACTGCAGAGAATGTTTGATTGATTAAATCGAATCCAGTCTTTGTCAGAGGCATACACAAACACAGCAATAGTTCCATTGATGAGATGGCCAAAAAGATCGGTGATAACCAAACCACTAGCAAAAAGCAAAAAGGATGCTTTTGATTTCTGTCTAAATCTCTGATATGCCTTCATGAGAATTGCTATTGCAAGACTGTTGGATAAAATTCCCACCGTCATGAATATTATTGAAAATAATACGGAAATCTTTTTGTGTGCGTTGCAGGTCGTGTTTCCTAATCCATCCAGCACTGGTGATTTTGACCTGTTCATTGTTGGAAAAGTAGCTGGAGCACTCAATACATTTCAGCAGTCATACAATCAAAAGGCATCTgtaatatttaaaagaaacacattATAAAAGGCACATCTCTCATTTGATATTTGAAACAGATGCTCCAGGTAGCTTGTGGTAGAAATCTAATTTCCCTGACCTATCAGGTGCATGATGTGGCATGACATCTTTGAGCAGTTACATCGGGTATAGTGATGTAGTGCTAAGTTTAATAGTGCTGGAGCCCTGCAGAAATGATCTCAAATTAGTAATT
Proteins encoded:
- the PTGFR gene encoding prostaglandin F2-alpha receptor, whose translation is MNRSKSPVLDGLGNTTCNAHKKISVLFSIIFMTVGILSNSLAIAILMKAYQRFRQKSKASFLLFASGLVITDLFGHLINGTIAVFVYASDKDWIRFNQSNILCSVFGICMVFFGLCPLFLGSVMAVERCIGVTKPIFHSTKMTSKHVKMILTTVCLFAVFIALLPILSFRAYQIQASRTWCFYKTEHIEDWEDRFYLLLFSCLGLLALAVSFLCNAVTGITLLRVKFKSQQRQGRSHHFEMIIQLLAIMCVSCICWSPFLVTMANIGINEDRSMETCETILVVLRMATWNQILDPWVYILLRKAVLKTLFKIARRCCGMHIMNLHMWELSSIKNSLKVAAISESPVSSKQINQQPLSSTGQ